The genomic interval GATTGGGAATTCGGGATTTGGGATTGGTAAAGCAGGGAGTCGCGAGTTGGGAGACTGCGTCTCTCCACGCATCAAGCCCCCCCACCCGGAGGCGCCAACCGCGATTGTGAGAGCCGAACTAAACGCCGCTGCGCTCAGCGAAAGTCGCAGCCGTGCGCTTTAACGAATCCCGCCATCCCCAATCCCCAATCCCGGCCCTCAAAGCTCGAAGCCGAGCAGCAAGGGATCGTGATCGGAACTGCGCACGGGACCCGGCACGTTGCGGTCGCGATAGCCGTCGGCGTCGGGCGCGTCGGCATTGATGTGCCATTCGGCGGCGCCGCGCAGCCGCGGTGCCAGCGCCGGGCTCAGCAGGGCATGGTCCAGGCGGCCGCTCAAGCCCTTGTAGATGAAGCTGTAAGGCTGCTCGACATGCGCTTGCGCCAACGCATCGCGCCAGCCGGCGTCGCGCAGCAGGCGCAGCGGGTCTTCCATCGCGTAGGCGTTGAAGTCGCCCAGCAGCACGCTGGCGCTGCTGCCGCTGCCGGTGGGATCGGTGCGCAGCCACGCATCCAGGCGCCGCGCGGAGTCGGTGCGGGTGGCGTTCCAGCAGCCCTGGCCATCGCCGCGGTCGGCATCGTCGGCAGCCGCCTCGCCGCAGCCCTTGGACTTGAAGTGGTTGGCGACGACCACGAACGGCTGCCCGTTGCCGCGCCGGAACGCCTGCGCCAGCGGTACCCGGCTGTGCGCGGCGAACGGGCCGCCTTCCAGCACCGCCGGCTTGCCGACCGGGCTGACCCGCGAGGCGCGGTAGATCAGGCCGACCCGGATCGGGTTGTCGCCCGGCCCGCGCCCGGCATCGACGAAGCGCCAGTCGCCGCCGTCGCCGGCATTGAGTGCGGTTACCAACGTGGCGATCGCCGAGGTCGGCCCATACCCGTCGTTCTCCAGTTCCATCAGCGCGGCGACATCGGCCTGCAACGGACGGATGGTGGCGACCAGCTTGGCCAGCTGCGCCCGGAATTCGGCTGCGGTGCGCGCGCCGCGCAGGGTCGGGAAACCGCCGCCGCGGCCGTCGCCGTTGAAGAAGTTCTCCAGGTTGAACGCGGCCACGCGCAGCGTGCCGGCGACCTGCGGCGGCGCCGGCACCGGCGCCGCGGTCAGCTGCAACGGCGCGGTCGGATACAGCCGCGCCGCCCCATCGACCACGCCGCCGACGATGCCTTCCATCCCCTGCAGCGTGGTGCCGGCGCGCAGCGTCGCGGCGGTTTCGCCGGTGCCCAGATAGGCGGGCAGGCTGTCGGGCGCGTGCGCGCCGGCGTCGCCCAGCAGCAGCAGGCGCCGCGCATTGTCGGCATTCGCCGCGGCCAACTCGGCGCTGCCCGGCGCGGCGATCTCGGAGGGCTGCCACAGGCGCCCGCCGAAGGCGACGCCGAGTACGCCGGCCTTGGCCAGCGCATCGGTATCGACCACGGTCAGCGGCGCATCGATGCGCACGCGCATGCCCGCCAGCGCCGACCAATCGGCCGGTACGGCGTCGAGCACCTGCAGCGGCAGCGGCTGCGCGCGCGCCAGCACGGTATGCCCGGCGGCGCGCACGCTGCGCCCGGCGAACGGCGTGCCCGCGGACGCCGGGCTCGGCGCGCGCCGCGGCGCCAGCTCGCCCCAGACCCGCACCCGGTCGCCCGGTACCAGCGTGGCGTCGGGATCGCCTTGCACCAGCAGCGCGTCGGCGGTGAGCGGATCGCCGTCGCCGGCGTCCTGCACCAGATAACCGTCGCCGCCGGCCTGCACGCGCGCGGTGACCACGCCTTCGAACACCACGCCCTGCGCGCTGTCGGCCGGCCGCAGCTGCCCGATCGGCACCATCTGCGGCGGCGTCAACGCCTGCGCGGCGGGTGCGCCGGCAACCAGCAGCAACGCCAATATCGGGGGCAACAGGCGCATGCGATCACTCTCCTCAGCGCGCCGGCACGCAGCCGGTCGCGAATACGAACGCGCCGCCCGGAGGCGGCGCTGGAAAAACCCACAGGATGGCCAGGTTACTTCA from Xanthomonas sp. DAR 34887 carries:
- a CDS encoding ExeM/NucH family extracellular endonuclease, yielding MRLLPPILALLLVAGAPAAQALTPPQMVPIGQLRPADSAQGVVFEGVVTARVQAGGDGYLVQDAGDGDPLTADALLVQGDPDATLVPGDRVRVWGELAPRRAPSPASAGTPFAGRSVRAAGHTVLARAQPLPLQVLDAVPADWSALAGMRVRIDAPLTVVDTDALAKAGVLGVAFGGRLWQPSEIAAPGSAELAAANADNARRLLLLGDAGAHAPDSLPAYLGTGETAATLRAGTTLQGMEGIVGGVVDGAARLYPTAPLQLTAAPVPAPPQVAGTLRVAAFNLENFFNGDGRGGGFPTLRGARTAAEFRAQLAKLVATIRPLQADVAALMELENDGYGPTSAIATLVTALNAGDGGDWRFVDAGRGPGDNPIRVGLIYRASRVSPVGKPAVLEGGPFAAHSRVPLAQAFRRGNGQPFVVVANHFKSKGCGEAAADDADRGDGQGCWNATRTDSARRLDAWLRTDPTGSGSSASVLLGDFNAYAMEDPLRLLRDAGWRDALAQAHVEQPYSFIYKGLSGRLDHALLSPALAPRLRGAAEWHINADAPDADGYRDRNVPGPVRSSDHDPLLLGFEL